TTCCGGGCTGCGGGGGTCTACGAGTATGGTGACGAACGGGGAGTTCTGGCCTGGCAAGAAGGCCGCGACACCTTCATGAAGGCCGCCGCGCTCTCCAAGGGGTGTATCCAGCCCGTGCGGATACCTTACGAGCAGACCACCCTGCCGGGGTATCTGGCCACCCCGGACAACAGCCGCAAGAAACGGCCGCTGTTTCTGCTCCAGACAGGTCTGGACGGCACAGCGGAGGATCTCTACTTCCTCCTGGGCGTTGAGATCGTGAAACGCGGCTATGCCTGTCTGATCTTTGAAGGCCCCGGCCAGGGGGAGATGATCATCAAGCAGGGTTTGCCCTTCAGGCCCGACTGGGAGAAAGTCGTTACCCCGGTCGTGGACTTCGCCATGACCCTTCCCGGAGTGGATGCCGGGCGCATGGCCATTTTCGGACCCTCCATGTCCGTCCCCCGGGCCCTGGCTTTTGAGAAACGCATCAAGTGGGGCATTGTCGACGGCGGTGTCTGGAGCGTCTACGATGGAACCCTGAAGCAACTGCCCGAAGCCATACGGAAAATCGTCGATTCCCCGGACCAGGCCGCGACGGTGGATGCCCTCGTCACCCAGGAGATGGGCAAGAGTCTCGGTTTTCGTCACGCCATCAACCAGAGACTGTGGATATTCAAGGCCGAGTCGCCAAGCGACCTTTTCCGCAAGCTGAAGCCATACACCGTTGCTGACACTGTCGGTACGATCGAGGCAGAAATGCTGGTGGTCAACTCCAGCGCCGACAAGGTCAATGATTCCTTTGCCCAGGCCAAACTATTCTACAACGCGCTCGTGTCCAGGAAAACCTACCTGGAGTTCGACGCAAGCCAGGGCGCCCAGTCCCATTGCCAGGTCGGCGCCCCTCTGGTTGCCAGTGAGAACATGCTCAACTGGCTGGATGAACGGGCCAAACCATAAATCGAAGCCGGACGTCGGACGCTGCAACGTAAGCTCCGTGCAGGGCAATAAGACAGTCCAAGGAGGTTCCAATCATGCTGCTTCACGTTTGGAGATACGCCATTCCGGCGTTTTTGATCGGCTTCATCGCCTTGCTCGGCTCTCCAGGTCTTGCCGTGGCCAACGCCCAGGGCGGCATCAATCCGGCAGACCCCATGGTGCGCATCACCTACTCCAAATCGAACCTGGACGTTCCGGCCGTGCTGGCCGCCGTCAGCCGGGAGGTGTCCGCGTCCACGGGCCTGGGCGAGGAACTGATCACCTACTACTGGCAGACCTTCGACGCCGTGCACTGCATGGGCAAGCCCGCCACGGACAAGCCCCTGTTCGTGGACCTCTACGTGCCCGGATTCTTCACAGACGACCTTGTGGCCAAGATGATGACCGCCATCGCGGAGTCGCTGGCCAAGAACACGGGCCTGGACAAGAAGTGGGTCTTCGTCCACACCCATTTCCCCCTGCAGGGCCAGGTCTACATAGGCGGCGAGGTTTCCCATTGGGACAACTACCGGGGCAAACCCGAGAAGCCCGTGCGGGAAATGTCCGACCGGGCCATGGACAAATTTCTTTTTAACGATGGGGCCTTCGTCTTCCAATGCCTCTGGCGGGCAGGCCTCATCGCGGCGGGCGGGGCGGATCTAGGCGAGATGCTCACCATCACCAGCCAGGTGAAGGACTACGACAAGGAGAGCTGGCACCAGGCCTGGAACGGCATGGCCCGCAGGGTGCGCGACGCCGCCGACAAGGACGCCGCAGCCGGACATGGCGTGAGCGCCATGCAGCAGTATTTCCGCGCGACCGAGTACTACCGGGCCAGTTCGATCTACCTCTTCGGCAGCGATCCGCGCGGCGCTACGGCCTGGCAGGACGGGCGGGACGCCTTCCTGAAGGCCGCCCAGCTCTCCGAGGGGCGCATCAGGCCGGTACGCATCCCCTATGAAAAGACCACCCTGCCGGGTTATCTGGCCACCCCTGACAACACCAAGCGCAAACGTCCGCTTCTGCTCATCCAGACCGGCCTGGACGGCACCGCCGAGGATCTCTACTTCATCATCGCCGCCCACGCCGTGAAACGCGGCTACGCCTGCCTGATCTACGAGGGCCCCGGCCAGGGCGAGATGATCGTCAAGCAGGGCCTGCCCTTCCGGTTCGACTGGGAGAAGGTGGTCACCCCCGTGGTGGACTTCGCCCTGACCCTGCCCGAGACGGACCCCAAGCGCATGGCCATCATCGGCTACTCCATGGGCGGCTATCTGGTCCCGCGCGCCCTGGCCTTCGAAAAGCGCATCGCCTGGGGCATCGCCGACGGCGGGGTGGTGAGCCCCTTCGACGGCGTCATGACCAAGTTCCCGGCTGAGGTGATGAAGGGCGTGGACGTTCCGGCCC
Above is a genomic segment from Desulfolutivibrio sulfodismutans DSM 3696 containing:
- a CDS encoding alpha/beta hydrolase family protein, whose translation is MLLHVWRYAIPAFLIGFIALLGSPGLAVANAQGGINPADPMVRITYSKSNLDVPAVLAAVSREVSASTGLGEELITYYWQTFDAVHCMGKPATDKPLFVDLYVPGFFTDDLVAKMMTAIAESLAKNTGLDKKWVFVHTHFPLQGQVYIGGEVSHWDNYRGKPEKPVREMSDRAMDKFLFNDGAFVFQCLWRAGLIAAGGADLGEMLTITSQVKDYDKESWHQAWNGMARRVRDAADKDAAAGHGVSAMQQYFRATEYYRASSIYLFGSDPRGATAWQDGRDAFLKAAQLSEGRIRPVRIPYEKTTLPGYLATPDNTKRKRPLLLIQTGLDGTAEDLYFIIAAHAVKRGYACLIYEGPGQGEMIVKQGLPFRFDWEKVVTPVVDFALTLPETDPKRMAIIGYSMGGYLVPRALAFEKRIAWGIADGGVVSPFDGVMTKFPAEVMKGVDVPAQAARVDEIVTQEMGKHPELNQFISQMLWTFDAKTPSALFSKLKTFNQADTMGKIETEMLVVNSSEDEVAASNAQSTLFFNGLKAKKTYMEFDASRGTQFHCQLGAPLASSERILDWLDERAKPEQ
- a CDS encoding alpha/beta hydrolase family protein, with amino-acid sequence MTRARIPTPVPAQAILVLVFLALTMAPQALAVSGIDSQAAANPQHRGAASEQTATPSRDDGERYLDKFLFHERPFLFQTLWRAGVIATGGGDLGEILTVASQITDGDTESWRQAWNGMAMKLRANADAFLASGHTQSAMQAYFRATNAFRAAGVYEYGDERGVLAWQEGRDTFMKAAALSKGCIQPVRIPYEQTTLPGYLATPDNSRKKRPLFLLQTGLDGTAEDLYFLLGVEIVKRGYACLIFEGPGQGEMIIKQGLPFRPDWEKVVTPVVDFAMTLPGVDAGRMAIFGPSMSVPRALAFEKRIKWGIVDGGVWSVYDGTLKQLPEAIRKIVDSPDQAATVDALVTQEMGKSLGFRHAINQRLWIFKAESPSDLFRKLKPYTVADTVGTIEAEMLVVNSSADKVNDSFAQAKLFYNALVSRKTYLEFDASQGAQSHCQVGAPLVASENMLNWLDERAKP